The Trypanosoma brucei brucei TREU927 chromosome 2, complete sequence genome has a window encoding:
- a CDS encoding retrotransposon hot spot (RHS) protein, putative (RHS1: pers. comm. Frederic Bringaud, CNRS/BordeauxII University. Belongs to the RHS family. (PMID:12455980)) yields the protein MSRANSPAAPQGNNANQQVADNFGAAVRRPRDENVPPPPAAAQPPQIRQRTEERPNWTMDSKVRNVLLEDYAGLRNMTLHDFLLKKFLNTYNTENVAMDVFVQSPRDYILDARILERIQRLDEFEEYKELYNQFSEMKRKARYLDEKEISTLSQWEEKGTVEIREFVGPVARGRLDAAVIAAKRAEKRAVLAADGSELRGLYDSICNAKWSYVMSGYDEEPLGLKVFDGRPPRMWTKEEVDVSHVPKTMNEPLPRHGNLEIAVLTSQVGWPYTSFEKNPNDYDINHKKGVGYVFNSDVYIRRETLRVWHKVKERLNQWLMGEVAINPMFHVVIGTPGIGKSFSVGSLLLYKLLHYEASQLQIIIYVVRGKAYVFHKPIGGRAGYVTFYSNYENAFTVVEQIVRDSSSGEDIKGYLIFDVDKDHHAPVKPPVGCAGIALSSPNVRQFHEWSKQNTASHIYINCDTLKDLEAIHISRWGKIAPAYGWSPPVAKEKIEREWQEIQGRILFVGPLLRHIGNLVSYDSQWTLIRGYINKLNDTYMNDYAEIFQNAAMWQTDKASHKLVRVVRVKEEELLSDTYRCRPLSSYTGQAILDFLRPWLLNKYAAMSALLSNRALTAHLFEKSGIEALSHEDTLIELARELQGLSFARNQIPQSVLQVLQEPRLIGPSIEVPEDVPIVAGAEIQYMKLYKPQSRSFPVVDAFFFVENQKTFVGLQFTISDKHPCSVGGLLKMKRYLRSYFQGWDNFSNDMVWEIIYVQRVDSEKITKPQPCSMTNREDGQDNEGEKRFWEQEVRQFSVSLSNHITALYVELKARGNNNNGVNNRGGNNA from the coding sequence ATGTCAAGGGCAAATAGTCCCGCAGctccacaaggaaataatgcAAACCAACAAGTGGCAGATAATTTTGGAGCAGCCGTGAGGAGACCGcgggatgaaaatgtaccgccaccgcctgctgctgctcagcctccacaaataCGGCAGAGAACTGAAGAGAGGCCCAACTGGACAATGGATAGTAAGGTGAGGAATGTGCTGCTGGAAGATTATGCGGGTTTGCGTAATATGACGCTGCATGACTTTTTGCTGAAAAAGTTTTTAAACACGTATAACACAGAGAATGTGgccatggatgtgtttgttcaAAGCCCACGGGATTATATTTTGGATGCCAGGATTCTAGAAAGGATACAGCGGCTTGATGAGTTTGAGGAATATAAAGAATTATATAACCAATTCTCTGAAATGAAGCGGAAAGCAAGGTATCTtgacgaaaaggaaattagCACCCTCAgtcagtgggaggagaaggggacagtggaaataagggaatttgttggtcccgtGGCGAGGGGAAGGTTGGATGCTGCAGTGATAGCCGCCAAGAGAGCGGAAAAGCGAGCTGTCCTAGCAGCTGATGGTAGCGAACTGAGAGGATTGTATGATTCCATTTGCAATGCGAAATGGAGCTATGTGATGTCGGGCTATGATGAAGAGCCACTTGGATTGAAAGTGTTCGATGGAAGACCGCCGCGCATGTGGACGAAGGAGGAAGTTGATGTAAGTCACGTTCCGAAAACTATGAACGAACCACTTCCTCGTCACGGTAACTTGGAGATTGCGGTACTCACATCTCAAGTGGGTTGGCCATACACGTCTTTCGAAAAGAACCCAAATGATTATGATATTAATCACAAGAAGGGAGTGGGGTACGTTTTTAATAGTGATGTTTATATCCGCAGGGAAACACTGAGGGTGTGGCATAAGGTTAAGGAACGGCTTAACCAGTGGCTTATGGGTGAAGTGGCTATCAATCCGATGTTTCATGTTGTTATTGGTACGCCTGGTATTGGTAAATCCTTTTCCGTGGGATCCCTACTGTTATACAAACTACTGCATTATGAAGCGAGTCAACTTCAGATTATCATATACGTTGTGAGGGGTAAGGCGTACGTGTTTCACAAACCCATAGGTGGTCGAGCAGGATATGTTACGTTTTACAGTAATTATGAGAATGCATTTACAGTTGTTGAGCAAATAGTCAGAGATTCGAGTAGCGGTGAGGATATCAAGGGATACCTCATATTCGACGTGGACAAGGACCATCATGCTCCAGTGAAACCACCTGTTGGTTGTGCCGGTATTGCTTTGAGTTCTCCAAACGTTAGACAATTCCATGAATGGTCCAAGCAAAACACCGCCTCACATATTTACATAAACTGTGATACATTGAAGGATTTGGAAGCCATACACATATCGAGGTGGGGGAAAATTGCTCCTGCTTACGGTTGGAGTCCTCCAGTTGCGAAAGAGAAAATTGAAAGAGAATGGCAAGAAATTCAAGGTCGAATTCTTTTCGTTGGTCCACTGCTTCGTCATATAGGTAATTTGGTTTCGTATGACAGTCAGTGGACACTAATTCGGGGATACATTAACAAATTGAATGATACATATATGAATGATTACGCAGAAATTTTCCAAAACGCAGCTATGTGGCAAACAGACAAAGCATCACACAAGTTGGTGAGGGTTGTTCgagtgaaggaggaggagcttcTGAGTGATACGTATCGCTGCAGACCGCTTTCATCTTACACGGGACAAGCTATTTTAGACTTTCTGAGACCTTGGTTACTGAATAAATATGCTGCAATGTCTGCTTTGCTGTCTAACCGCGCTCTCACTGCCCACCTGTTTGAGAAGAGTGGCATTGAAGCACTGTCGCATGAGGATACGCTAATTGAGTTGGCAAGGGAGTTGCAGGGCCTCTCATTTGCTAGGAATCAAATTCCACAAAGTGTGCTGCAGGTGCTGCAAGAACCAAGACTCATTGGTCCTTCGATTGAGGTTCCTGAGGATGTTCCAATTGTAGCTGGAGCTGAAATTCAATACATGAAATTGTACAAGCCGCAATCAAGGAGTTTCCCAGTTGTTGAtgcgttcttttttgttgagaaCCAGAAGACTTTTGTGGGACTACAATTCACAATTTCCGATAAACATCCCTGCAGCGTCGGAGGGTTATTGAAGATGAAAAGGTATTTGCGAAGTTACTTCCAAGGTTGGGACAATTTTTCCAATGATATGGTATGGGAAATAATATATGTTCAAAGGGTTGATAGCGAAAAAATTACGAAACCACAACCTTGCAGCATGACCaacagagaagatggacaagaTAATGAAGGTGAAAAAAGGTTTTGGGAACAGGAGGTGCGTCAATTCTCAGTTTCTCTTAGTAACCACATTACTGCACTATACGTTGAATTGAAAGCAAGaggtaacaataacaacggaGTTAACAATAGAGGTGGTAACAATGCATAG